One Pseudomonas abieticivorans genomic region harbors:
- a CDS encoding 2-hydroxyacid dehydrogenase has translation MALLYKADPQRGQLWQQMFALHAPDIEFRQWPDIGNPADIQYLAAWQAPDDLATLLPNLKALFAISAGVDQLNLPSLPAHLPVARMLDPGITQGMCEYASFAVLSLHRDMLRYRQQQQTGTWQAHALTPASQRRVGIMGLGQQGCAILESLKPFGFQLSGWARSAHGLAGVRSFHGQDQLPAFLAQCDILICLLPLTEQTQGILAHEVFAQLPRGAALINMGRGGHLVEPDLLEALDSGQLSGAVLDVLQEEPAKGEHPFWHHPQILLTPHIAAMTQPESAFTVLLENIRRHQRGETLLGQIDRQSGY, from the coding sequence ATGGCCCTGCTCTACAAAGCCGACCCCCAACGCGGCCAGCTCTGGCAACAGATGTTCGCCCTGCACGCCCCCGACATCGAGTTCCGCCAGTGGCCCGACATCGGCAACCCCGCCGACATCCAGTACCTGGCCGCCTGGCAGGCGCCCGACGACCTGGCCACCCTGCTGCCCAACCTCAAGGCCCTGTTCGCCATTTCCGCAGGCGTAGACCAGTTGAATCTGCCGAGCCTGCCTGCCCACCTACCGGTGGCGCGCATGCTCGACCCCGGCATCACCCAAGGCATGTGCGAGTACGCAAGCTTTGCCGTGCTCAGCCTGCACCGCGACATGCTGCGCTACCGCCAGCAGCAACAAACCGGCACCTGGCAGGCCCACGCACTGACGCCGGCAAGCCAGCGCCGCGTGGGGATCATGGGGTTGGGGCAACAGGGCTGCGCCATCCTGGAAAGCCTCAAGCCGTTCGGCTTTCAGCTGTCTGGCTGGGCGCGCAGTGCCCATGGGTTGGCGGGGGTGCGCAGCTTCCATGGGCAAGACCAACTGCCGGCCTTCCTGGCCCAGTGCGATATCCTGATCTGCTTGCTACCGTTGACTGAGCAGACCCAAGGCATCCTTGCCCACGAGGTGTTCGCGCAGCTGCCTCGCGGCGCCGCTTTGATCAACATGGGTCGTGGCGGGCATCTGGTGGAACCGGACCTGCTGGAGGCACTGGACAGCGGCCAGCTCAGTGGCGCCGTGCTGGATGTGCTGCAGGAGGAACCGGCGAAGGGTGAACATCCATTCTGGCACCACCCACAGATTCTGCTGACACCGCACATTGCCGCCATGACCCAGCCGGAGAGTGCCTTCACCGTGTTGCTGGAGAATATCCGGCGCCACCAACGCGGTGAAACACTGCTCGGGCAGATCGAC